A genomic region of bacterium contains the following coding sequences:
- the mltG gene encoding endolytic transglycosylase MltG, with amino-acid sequence MQWVLSKKTVFYSLLLGCVFLGSMTIFGGLYLWSGLAGEAEKTVVIPLHSGTIVIGEKLEQAGIIRSAEAFRVYAILTGAARRLKAGEYAFAPKSNLAQVVRKLETGEVVRHAVTIPEGYTMGQIAQKLEQAGLVSAQDFLTVGTDARLVKAWEIPGRTLEGFLFPDTYQFTKGMTARQIAKQMVGQYRSKLSPELIAGGKAQGADLLKLTTMASIIEREVRAKPEQPVVASVFYNRMKKRKRLESCATVLYSQGRISGALSLEDLETQSPYNTYRHRGLPPGPIGNPGLNALRAAAFPAQTEYLFFVVRPDGTHVFSETFEEHKRAKWKQKRARRRQLQLTPAASQP; translated from the coding sequence GTGCAGTGGGTATTATCTAAGAAGACTGTTTTTTACAGCTTGCTCTTGGGCTGTGTTTTTCTAGGCAGTATGACTATTTTCGGGGGGCTTTATCTCTGGTCAGGACTGGCGGGTGAAGCGGAAAAAACTGTCGTGATTCCTTTGCACTCCGGCACGATCGTGATTGGGGAGAAGCTTGAGCAGGCGGGAATTATTCGCAGTGCCGAGGCTTTTCGTGTGTATGCGATTTTGACCGGAGCTGCCAGGAGGCTCAAAGCAGGTGAGTACGCCTTTGCACCCAAGTCCAATCTGGCCCAGGTCGTGCGGAAACTGGAGACTGGCGAGGTGGTTCGCCATGCGGTCACCATTCCGGAAGGGTATACCATGGGGCAGATTGCTCAGAAATTAGAACAAGCCGGCTTGGTATCAGCGCAGGATTTTTTAACGGTTGGCACCGATGCCCGGCTTGTCAAAGCATGGGAAATTCCCGGACGGACATTGGAGGGTTTTTTATTTCCGGATACCTATCAATTTACCAAAGGCATGACTGCCCGTCAGATAGCCAAACAGATGGTGGGTCAGTATCGGAGCAAGCTCTCGCCTGAATTGATTGCCGGGGGCAAAGCCCAGGGTGCGGACCTTTTGAAATTGACAACCATGGCATCCATTATCGAGCGGGAAGTACGGGCGAAACCGGAACAGCCGGTTGTTGCTTCGGTTTTTTATAATCGGATGAAAAAACGCAAGCGTCTTGAATCCTGTGCGACCGTGCTGTACAGCCAGGGGCGTATTAGCGGTGCACTGAGTCTGGAAGATCTGGAAACCCAATCACCTTACAATACCTACCGGCATCGGGGATTGCCGCCCGGACCGATTGGTAATCCCGGGCTCAATGCCCTGCGCGCAGCTGCTTTTCCGGCGCAAACCGAGTATCTTTTTTTTGTGGTTCGGCCGGATGGGACCCATGTTTTTTCTGAGACCTTTGAAGAACACAAGCGGGCCAAATGGAAGCAAAAACGGGCCCGGCGCCGTCAGCTGCAATTGACACCTGCGGCATCCCAACCATGA
- a CDS encoding S8 family serine peptidase: MLKKTVLFLVMVIIAGLAGLSYAASPVKKMSAPALADRHGRDLPEYVEGELLIQFRDNFTAADRKMFNEQVGAAAVSQGEAKAAFHKHFKTRVRQQVIAGWELVELPAGKDVQAAIAEYKQNPLVENIEPNGLVYASALSTSYTALSSIDDTYYADGSSQWWLHRTQGDDAIDTGYYFSAASQIVVAVLDTGVDDDHTDLSGRLLSGWNYVSGNSDTDDDNEWIGGTHVRGHGTHVAGTIAALVDNTSGVAGTAWDSRIKILPVKVLNSSASGTFSNIASGIDYARLNGADIMNMSLETTTDSTVISTAVTNADSAGILMVASAGNSNYNMRITPVYPGCYASVFNVGATHSLDGVTYYSNWSDPSGLVDCVAPGGALIEYATGWEPDGGVTCTARGGGWSPVDGTSFASPQAAGLAALLLLQDSTRTSAQLKTLITNGCEGGDARVVGAGKINIVNSLNVSPITPTSTPTISGTRTFTPTVSPTATITSTRTVTRTATMTATVTPTPSATRTATGTPTITMTPTISPTPTITPTSTPTSTITVTSTQVPLTLAEDEFQAYPQPGKAFVRIAYAFSGTGKVTLLVYNVVGEQVLSVEDTPVDRGDFGITEINTQDIGSGIYYLHLKVEDERGTRSIIGKIAITK; the protein is encoded by the coding sequence ATGCTAAAAAAAACAGTGCTTTTTCTGGTGATGGTTATAATAGCCGGTCTGGCAGGTTTGAGTTATGCAGCATCACCTGTAAAAAAAATGTCGGCACCTGCTCTGGCAGACCGGCATGGCCGGGACTTGCCGGAGTATGTGGAAGGAGAGCTGCTTATTCAGTTCCGGGATAATTTTACAGCGGCTGACAGAAAAATGTTTAATGAACAAGTTGGTGCTGCGGCAGTATCGCAAGGTGAGGCCAAAGCGGCATTTCATAAACATTTTAAAACCCGCGTACGCCAACAGGTGATTGCCGGGTGGGAATTGGTTGAACTGCCGGCAGGTAAAGATGTGCAGGCCGCAATAGCGGAATATAAACAAAATCCGTTGGTGGAAAATATTGAACCCAATGGTCTGGTGTATGCCAGTGCTCTATCCACGTCCTATACGGCATTGAGCAGCATTGATGACACCTATTATGCAGACGGGTCGTCGCAATGGTGGCTTCATCGTACTCAGGGGGATGATGCGATTGATACTGGATATTATTTTAGTGCTGCCTCCCAAATCGTTGTGGCAGTGTTGGATACCGGGGTGGATGACGATCATACCGACCTGTCCGGCAGGCTGCTGAGCGGATGGAATTATGTTAGCGGCAACAGCGACACAGATGATGATAATGAGTGGATCGGCGGGACCCATGTGCGCGGTCACGGTACGCATGTGGCAGGTACGATCGCCGCTTTGGTGGATAATACTTCCGGTGTGGCCGGGACAGCCTGGGATAGCCGGATAAAGATTTTACCAGTCAAAGTGCTTAATAGTTCAGCCAGCGGTACATTTTCCAATATTGCGAGCGGGATTGATTATGCCCGGCTTAATGGCGCGGATATTATGAATATGAGTCTGGAGACCACAACGGATTCTACAGTCATCAGCACGGCGGTCACCAATGCCGATAGCGCCGGTATTCTGATGGTCGCTTCAGCCGGGAACAGTAATTATAATATGCGGATAACTCCGGTCTATCCCGGTTGTTATGCTTCGGTCTTCAATGTGGGAGCGACCCACTCATTGGACGGAGTTACCTATTATTCCAATTGGAGCGATCCATCCGGGTTGGTGGATTGCGTTGCACCCGGCGGTGCCTTGATTGAATATGCCACCGGTTGGGAGCCGGATGGCGGTGTGACCTGCACTGCCCGGGGCGGTGGATGGAGTCCGGTGGATGGGACCTCATTTGCTTCGCCGCAAGCAGCCGGTTTGGCTGCACTGTTGCTCTTGCAAGATTCCACGCGCACATCGGCCCAATTAAAAACACTCATTACCAACGGTTGCGAAGGCGGGGATGCGCGTGTGGTGGGCGCAGGCAAAATTAATATTGTCAACTCACTTAATGTCAGCCCGATCACACCAACCTCTACGCCGACCATAAGCGGAACACGGACGTTTACACCTACGGTATCACCGACAGCAACTATTACATCGACCCGGACAGTAACAAGAACCGCAACCATGACCGCGACTGTTACCCCGACACCATCAGCCACAAGAACCGCAACTGGGACACCGACGATTACGATGACACCGACTATTTCGCCTACACCAACCATCACCCCAACCAGCACGCCTACATCAACGATTACCGTGACGTCGACGCAAGTGCCACTGACTTTGGCAGAGGATGAATTTCAAGCTTATCCGCAGCCGGGCAAAGCATTTGTCCGCATTGCGTATGCTTTTTCCGGAACTGGAAAAGTAACCTTGCTGGTATACAATGTTGTAGGCGAACAGGTTTTAAGTGTAGAAGACACACCTGTGGATCGGGGTGATTTTGGAATCACAGAAATTAATACGCAGGATATTGGTTCGGGTATTTATTATCTGCACCTCAAGGTGGAAGATGAACGCGGAACCAGAAGCATCATTGGCAAAATTGCCATTACAAAATAG
- a CDS encoding permease-like cell division protein FtsX, which produces MAISFLIQEAFRSLFRAKRLNAISLGAMSMSLMALGMVLILNISMIKLTEFIENKIEVVLFLDQTARESEIPGFITKIQDHPQVIEARFISREQALAEFSEDAALQDLLKVLGNNPLPSSVRINLMEKTPENVERFIAWLKKFPGVEDVGYGGGDVNRLLKALQFIKLAVMILTVSLVVAAVVIVANIISLMVYARQEEIRIMRLIGATNGFIQGPFVLWGMIQGTTGGVIATGLLYTIWAVLQYYTHNELGIDLASLLPANIQQLVLSGSGILIAAGCLLGLVGSLVSVGRRLDE; this is translated from the coding sequence ATGGCAATTAGTTTTTTAATTCAGGAAGCCTTTCGCAGCCTGTTTCGCGCCAAGCGTCTCAATGCCATTTCTTTGGGTGCCATGAGCATGTCTTTGATGGCATTGGGCATGGTGTTGATTTTGAATATCAGTATGATTAAATTAACCGAATTTATTGAAAATAAAATTGAAGTGGTACTCTTTCTGGATCAAACCGCCCGGGAATCTGAAATACCGGGTTTTATCACAAAAATCCAGGATCATCCGCAGGTGATTGAGGCCAGGTTTATTTCACGCGAGCAGGCTTTGGCCGAGTTTTCTGAAGACGCAGCCTTACAGGATTTGCTCAAAGTATTGGGAAACAATCCGCTGCCGTCTTCTGTCCGCATCAATCTTATGGAAAAAACGCCTGAGAATGTAGAACGGTTTATCGCCTGGTTGAAAAAATTTCCCGGAGTGGAAGATGTTGGTTACGGCGGGGGTGATGTCAACCGTCTGCTCAAGGCGTTACAGTTTATAAAGTTGGCGGTCATGATTTTGACCGTAAGTTTGGTCGTGGCGGCGGTGGTGATTGTTGCCAATATTATCAGTTTGATGGTCTATGCCCGTCAGGAAGAGATCCGCATCATGCGGCTGATCGGCGCCACCAACGGATTTATTCAAGGGCCGTTTGTGCTTTGGGGAATGATTCAGGGGACAACCGGCGGCGTGATTGCCACGGGGTTGCTTTATACCATTTGGGCGGTTTTACAATATTATACCCATAACGAGTTGGGCATTGATCTTGCGTCCTTGCTGCCCGCCAATATCCAGCAGCTGGTGTTGAGCGGAAGCGGTATTCTGATTGCAGCGGGATGCTTGCTGGGTCTGGTCGGGAGCCTGGTTTCCGTTGGGAGGCGGTTGGACGAATGA
- a CDS encoding peptidoglycan DD-metalloendopeptidase family protein, translated as MKVWVSAFFFLFLPCAVSQAATMQDAQLELKTYKQNIQQERKDLNAVKKKIQQKRQVIRKQKKQERSILRDIQRIGKKMEEAEEAHQDNLDNLALVKNRVIDIRTQITQTESEIKRMQQFLAARLRMIYRERQSGIWRVLATSQTMTQALSRMKFFHVVAAQNAYVVERLNLERKMLLERTRQLIREEQKSEEMETASRRTLGKIKQHKHTREKILKGVRRERGQHEKAARELDAASKKLNRLITMLKKRASRIQKRIAQYGKLFAKRKSTLSWPTRGRVVTKFGKSRHPRFNTYIYNKGIDIKGSIGQNVISVGQGQVLFAEWFEGFGRMIILDHGGGYNTVYAHLRKILVNEGDTVKEGQAIGTLGESGTWKGPVLYFEIRKRGKALNPSSWLEK; from the coding sequence ATGAAGGTGTGGGTGTCCGCTTTCTTTTTTTTATTTCTACCCTGTGCGGTTTCCCAAGCCGCCACCATGCAGGATGCCCAGCTGGAATTAAAAACCTACAAGCAAAATATTCAACAGGAACGTAAAGATTTAAACGCGGTAAAGAAAAAAATTCAGCAGAAACGCCAAGTCATCCGTAAACAGAAGAAACAGGAACGCTCCATTCTTCGGGATATCCAGCGCATAGGAAAAAAAATGGAGGAAGCTGAGGAAGCGCACCAGGATAATCTCGACAATCTCGCATTGGTCAAAAACCGAGTTATAGATATTCGAACGCAGATTACGCAAACAGAATCGGAAATCAAGCGCATGCAGCAGTTTTTGGCTGCGCGGCTGCGGATGATCTACCGGGAACGCCAGAGCGGTATCTGGCGGGTGCTGGCGACCTCCCAGACCATGACGCAGGCATTGAGCCGTATGAAATTTTTTCATGTTGTTGCCGCGCAAAATGCTTATGTGGTTGAGCGGTTGAATCTGGAGCGGAAAATGCTGCTGGAACGGACCCGGCAGCTTATACGCGAGGAACAAAAAAGTGAAGAAATGGAAACGGCCTCGCGCCGGACGCTGGGGAAAATAAAACAGCACAAGCATACACGGGAAAAAATCTTAAAAGGTGTCCGCCGGGAGCGGGGCCAGCATGAAAAAGCTGCTCGTGAATTGGATGCTGCTTCTAAAAAATTAAACCGATTGATTACGATGCTGAAAAAGCGGGCGTCCAGGATTCAGAAGCGTATTGCCCAATATGGCAAGCTGTTTGCCAAAAGAAAAAGCACTTTATCCTGGCCGACACGGGGAAGAGTCGTCACAAAATTTGGTAAATCACGCCATCCGCGTTTTAATACATATATCTATAATAAAGGAATTGACATCAAAGGGTCTATCGGTCAAAATGTGATTTCCGTTGGCCAGGGTCAGGTGCTTTTTGCCGAATGGTTTGAAGGTTTTGGACGAATGATTATTCTTGATCATGGCGGCGGCTACAATACCGTCTATGCCCATCTTCGGAAAATCCTGGTGAATGAAGGCGATACGGTCAAGGAAGGACAGGCCATCGGGACGCTTGGTGAATCCGGTACCTGGAAAGGGCCAGTCTTGTATTTTGAAATCAGAAAACGGGGCAAAGCGCTGAATCCCTCAAGTTGGCTTGAAAAATAG
- a CDS encoding DUF5693 family protein → MEAKTGPAPSAAIDTCGIPTMIRSQPGPRLVERFVATCLITMALAVIAVLAFQRFDIETRPRSIEIAFPENRLIQAMRTDPEALQKLQAAGVTTLMRVPYTLDDMIRYGLAEAWHPEKDLMEIRLADNQLTSNATIYLTGQFGMEALQIRIRENVFICDIRLPAPIEKIEPNRFILEIPSGPIPEGFRSALLLPVGDWGKTHDLNQFTRAIYSLQPDSVVPFWNGGMHANNFFSSYMKTPWLRKPVMAVPEFHLPRLGRAALQKYSRRQILRAHCVLRRTAARYTPQRLQQRLLRAVVERGVNFIYVEPPQGWSFAQSVHFFNSLKIDLAGRGFQTGAATPAHKGRTGHLAMGILYGGLGALAFLFIWQIALWAVGFSGQDEQVDRVLTIRLRPMYFRWSAVVFVTALLIIHFEGSAAWGGKISAWLVACLVPLISIMLVPSYTSPAETARQDVFSKPVKSFLLIVLINILAGLGIGVLLFQTNFIHRLDMFFGVKAAYVVPLMVAAIYLFPGITDGHWWKARWQGENRYWTLGAMVLLGAGIFIMLVRSGNVTWFPVSVFEMNLRESMETLFGIRPRWKEFFIGHPFLLLGLMGLKMSAKQERVWPRVCLVIGLIGQISIINTFCHIHTPLHISLLRTLLGVGLGLFNGMLLMMAVRSMERWRSRR, encoded by the coding sequence ATGGAAGCAAAAACGGGCCCGGCGCCGTCAGCTGCAATTGACACCTGCGGCATCCCAACCATGATCCGATCACAGCCAGGTCCCCGGCTGGTTGAACGTTTTGTTGCGACCTGTCTGATTACCATGGCGTTGGCTGTGATTGCGGTGCTCGCTTTCCAGCGTTTTGATATCGAGACCCGGCCGCGCAGCATCGAAATTGCCTTCCCGGAAAACCGTTTGATACAAGCCATGCGCACTGACCCGGAAGCGCTGCAAAAACTCCAGGCCGCCGGGGTCACGACATTGATGCGCGTTCCCTACACCCTGGATGATATGATCCGCTATGGTTTGGCGGAAGCCTGGCATCCGGAGAAAGACCTGATGGAAATCCGTCTGGCGGATAATCAGTTGACCAGCAATGCCACCATTTATTTAACCGGACAGTTCGGCATGGAGGCGCTTCAAATCCGCATCCGGGAAAATGTATTTATCTGCGATATCCGCCTGCCCGCACCCATTGAAAAAATTGAGCCCAACCGGTTTATATTGGAAATCCCTTCAGGACCCATTCCAGAGGGATTCCGCAGCGCTTTGTTATTGCCGGTCGGCGATTGGGGAAAAACCCATGATTTAAATCAATTTACCCGTGCCATTTATTCGCTTCAGCCGGACAGTGTGGTCCCTTTTTGGAACGGAGGAATGCATGCCAATAATTTTTTCAGCTCTTATATGAAAACTCCCTGGCTGCGTAAACCGGTGATGGCGGTCCCGGAGTTTCACCTGCCGCGCCTCGGCCGGGCAGCACTTCAAAAATATTCCCGCCGTCAGATACTGCGTGCCCATTGTGTCCTGCGCCGGACGGCTGCCCGCTATACACCCCAGCGGCTGCAGCAAAGGCTGCTGCGGGCGGTGGTTGAGCGGGGGGTGAATTTTATTTATGTAGAACCTCCCCAGGGCTGGTCTTTTGCACAAAGCGTGCATTTTTTTAATAGCCTGAAAATTGATCTGGCCGGGAGGGGTTTTCAAACCGGTGCGGCAACACCGGCGCACAAAGGCCGCACCGGACATCTTGCCATGGGAATTCTTTATGGCGGGCTCGGTGCGCTGGCGTTTCTTTTTATTTGGCAGATCGCCTTATGGGCGGTCGGTTTTTCCGGTCAGGATGAGCAGGTAGACCGGGTATTGACAATCCGGTTGCGGCCGATGTACTTTCGCTGGAGCGCGGTGGTATTTGTGACAGCCCTATTGATTATTCATTTTGAGGGGTCGGCGGCATGGGGAGGGAAGATAAGCGCCTGGCTGGTTGCTTGTCTGGTGCCGTTGATAAGCATTATGCTGGTGCCGTCCTATACCTCCCCGGCGGAAACCGCCCGGCAGGATGTTTTTTCAAAACCGGTTAAATCTTTTTTGCTGATTGTTTTGATCAATATTCTGGCAGGATTGGGGATCGGTGTTTTATTATTCCAAACCAACTTTATTCACCGTTTGGATATGTTTTTTGGCGTGAAAGCGGCGTATGTGGTGCCGCTCATGGTTGCGGCGATTTATTTATTTCCCGGCATCACAGACGGACATTGGTGGAAGGCGCGTTGGCAGGGGGAGAATCGTTACTGGACACTGGGTGCGATGGTATTATTAGGCGCAGGTATTTTTATCATGCTGGTACGGTCCGGCAATGTCACTTGGTTTCCTGTCAGCGTTTTTGAGATGAATTTGCGCGAGAGCATGGAAACCCTGTTCGGCATCCGGCCCCGGTGGAAGGAATTTTTTATCGGACATCCTTTTTTATTACTTGGATTGATGGGCCTGAAAATGTCCGCCAAGCAAGAGCGGGTTTGGCCCCGGGTTTGTCTGGTAATCGGATTGATTGGTCAAATTTCGATTATCAATACATTTTGTCATATTCACACCCCTTTGCATATCAGTCTGTTGAGAACGCTCTTGGGTGTCGGCTTGGGCCTGTTCAACGGGATGCTGCTGATGATGGCGGTCCGGTCAATGGAGCGTTGGCGGAGCCGGCGATGA
- the csaB gene encoding polysaccharide pyruvyl transferase CsaB yields the protein MRILVSGYYGFGNTGDELILKRIIRLFSNTDHHVTVLDRVQQEQSAEFNIRHVPRWDLRVIYREVKKCHVLISGGGGLLQDVSGPLSPLYYLGIIGLAQRMGKRTLLLGQGFGPLKHIWNRWAAKIVLSKVDFIVPRDQAGMAWCHARGVAPKNLFLGADLVWLLPGLEKTKAKKWMVCLRADWLENKVPDWLELLKQASDQKGRELHFVSLGNRGDAELLDRIRRLPFFRNCGFSKMTGTFQKESEPVRYFRDAQLVFSMRYHGLVLGALAGAVVVGFGKDRKIANLMNELGQPVANEKEIDLKMLLEQLPGLSRILHRRVAVLRERARTSVQTAFDRCGL from the coding sequence ATGAGAATTCTTGTTTCTGGTTATTATGGATTCGGCAACACGGGTGATGAATTGATTTTAAAAAGAATTATTCGGCTTTTTTCCAACACAGACCATCATGTGACCGTATTGGACCGGGTGCAACAGGAGCAATCGGCTGAATTCAATATCCGGCATGTACCGCGATGGGATCTGCGCGTGATTTACCGGGAAGTGAAAAAATGCCATGTGCTCATATCCGGCGGGGGCGGGCTGTTGCAGGATGTGTCCGGCCCATTATCACCGCTGTATTATCTGGGAATCATCGGGCTTGCCCAGCGCATGGGAAAGCGTACGCTGCTGCTGGGTCAGGGGTTCGGCCCTTTAAAGCATATCTGGAACCGGTGGGCCGCCAAAATAGTTTTGTCTAAAGTGGATTTTATCGTGCCGCGGGACCAGGCGGGTATGGCATGGTGCCATGCCAGGGGAGTGGCACCCAAGAACCTTTTTTTGGGAGCAGACCTGGTTTGGTTGCTGCCCGGTCTGGAGAAAACCAAAGCCAAAAAATGGATGGTTTGTTTGCGGGCTGATTGGCTGGAAAACAAAGTGCCGGATTGGTTGGAACTGCTTAAACAGGCGTCAGACCAAAAAGGCCGGGAGTTACACTTTGTTTCTCTGGGAAATCGCGGAGATGCCGAATTGCTGGACCGGATAAGGCGTCTGCCTTTTTTTAGGAACTGCGGGTTTTCGAAAATGACCGGTACATTTCAAAAAGAGTCGGAACCGGTCCGCTATTTTCGGGATGCCCAATTGGTGTTTAGCATGCGCTATCACGGGTTGGTTCTGGGCGCACTGGCAGGTGCAGTGGTGGTGGGATTTGGCAAAGACCGAAAAATAGCCAATCTCATGAATGAATTGGGGCAGCCGGTTGCCAATGAAAAAGAAATTGATTTGAAAATGCTGCTGGAACAGTTGCCGGGTCTTTCACGCATCCTGCATCGCCGGGTGGCAGTACTGCGTGAGCGGGCACGGACGAGCGTGCAAACTGCTTTTGATCGTTGCGGATTGTAA
- the ftsE gene encoding cell division ATP-binding protein FtsE: protein MIQFHHVFMTYQNEYKALHDVTLSIDRGEFVMITGPSGAGKSTLIRLISRQILATKGQVIVFEQNVAKLKQNQLPYFRRKIGVVFQDFKLLYDRTVAENVAMTLHILGYTGRTLTREVNQALDRVGLTRKKSVMPWHLSGGEMQRVVLARAIVHDPPILLADEPTGNLDFATGWEMMRQLKQVTEGGTTVLCTTHNLNFIQKMKKRTLFLDKGLVHGERNRSHGN from the coding sequence GTGATCCAATTTCATCATGTCTTTATGACTTACCAAAATGAATACAAAGCGCTGCATGATGTTACTCTGAGTATTGACCGGGGAGAATTTGTCATGATTACCGGACCCTCCGGCGCAGGCAAAAGTACGCTTATCCGTCTCATCAGCCGCCAGATACTTGCCACCAAAGGCCAAGTGATTGTTTTCGAACAAAACGTGGCCAAACTCAAACAAAATCAACTGCCCTATTTCCGCAGAAAAATCGGGGTTGTATTTCAGGATTTTAAACTCCTGTATGACCGCACGGTGGCGGAAAATGTAGCCATGACCTTGCATATTCTTGGATATACCGGCCGGACGTTGACGCGGGAAGTCAATCAGGCGCTTGACCGTGTGGGACTCACCCGGAAGAAAAGCGTGATGCCCTGGCATTTATCCGGCGGAGAAATGCAGCGGGTGGTGCTGGCGCGCGCCATTGTGCATGATCCGCCGATTTTATTGGCAGATGAACCGACCGGTAATCTGGATTTTGCAACCGGATGGGAAATGATGCGGCAGCTCAAACAGGTGACCGAGGGCGGGACAACTGTTTTGTGTACCACCCATAATTTGAATTTTATCCAGAAAATGAAGAAGCGGACGCTTTTTTTGGACAAGGGTCTTGTGCACGGGGAAAGGAACAGATCCCATGGCAATTAG